TTCGATATGGGCCAAAGTTTCTTTACGGCCTAAAGAGGCTTTTAGTTTTTCGGCATTGCGTTCTACCTTATATTCCTTATAAAGAAGGGCCTGGGGATCGGCAATGACTTTAAAGGGAAGTTCGTGGTCTTCTACATAGCGAATCAACTGTTCTTGGGGCGATTCATAAACGACGACGACCTCATAGCCAGCCGCCTGTAAATTTTTGTAATTATCGATCAATTCGTGAGATCGAAGATTGCAGACGGGGCACCAGGCGTGGCGCATAAAAACGAGCAATGTTTTTTCATTAGACTTTAGAATTTTCTTAAGTTTAATTAGCTCGCCATAGACGTCTTCAGTTTTAAAGAGGGGGGCTTTTTCGCCTTCTTGTAGGCGGAGACTATCTTGTGTGGGGACTTCTGTAGGGACTTCTGCAAAGAATGCAAAAAATAAGAGCATTAAAGAAATCATGCTAAATGCGTAAAATTTACTTGTTTTAAAATAAAAGTCCGTTGGAATTGGTCGTCCTAGATTGTGCCTTATGTGATTTGGGTCACAAAGGTAAGCTCTTTTTTTGTCAAAAAAAATTAAATTTGTGATAAAAGCCTAAAAATCAGCGGTCCAGCCAATAAATTGTTCTGTCATTGAACAAATAGCCAATTTTGGCTGTATCTTGAGGTGGTCTATTTTGGGTAGGACAGGCGGCGAAGCCGCCGCAGGCTGAGGGATGGACAGCAGTGGCCGAAGGCCAGACCGAGTTTTTTGAGCGTAGCGAAAAAAACGAAGGGCCGAGCAGGCCTGCGAGCTGCGACACAGCCCGACCCGAGCGAAGCGAGTGGGCAGCCCCAAAAAAAAGTAATCACTATTTTATCAAACCAATAGAGCCTTGGGCTCAAATAGAAAACAGAATTATTCATGCGAAAAGCGCAATTAGCTATTTTTAGTCTTATTTTTTTCCTTGCTTTGGGCAGCACGAGCTTGATGGCCCAAAAGAAGATGGAGGAGGGCTATATTAAGTATA
This genomic interval from Saprospira grandis contains the following:
- a CDS encoding peroxiredoxin-like family protein, with protein sequence MISLMLLFFAFFAEVPTEVPTQDSLRLQEGEKAPLFKTEDVYGELIKLKKILKSNEKTLLVFMRHAWCPVCNLRSHELIDNYKNLQAAGYEVVVVYESPQEQLIRYVEDHELPFKVIADPQALLYKEYKVERNAEKLKASLGRKETLAHIEKGKKMYKKEFKSYMAKGESVDALIPADFVLDKKGRILKAYYGDYLDDHLPLNTLLEQSFQDTNSH